From Thalassospiraceae bacterium LMO-JJ14:
TTACCCGCCTCGCCGCCGATGAAGAAACCGGCCTTGATGACGCTCGGGAAGATGGCGATGGCGACGGAATCGGGCAGGTACTTGGAAAAGTTCTGCAGCCCTTCAAGGGTCTGAAACCGCTCGACGGTGGCGACGGAAGCATCGACCAGATGCTCGGCCTTGAGGACCGGTGATTCATCGAGTTGCGCGCACCCGGAAAGACCGGTGAGCACGGCACAAGCAGCGGTTACGGAAAGAAAACGGCGGCGCGAGAAACCGGAAAGCATGCATATTCTCCTAAAATTCAATACCGACCTGCGCTTTAACGCCGGCCCGGAACGGATGCTTGATCTGCGTCATCTCGGTCACCAAATCGGCGATCTCGATCAGTTCGTCCTTGGCGTTACGGCCCGTCACCGCGACGTGCAGCATCTCGGGCTTGTTCTGCAGGACCTCGATCACTTCATCGAGGGGCAGGTTCTCGTAACGCAGCACGATGTTCAGTTCATCCAGGATGACCATATTGTACGATGGATCGTTAATCATTTCTTTCGCCAGTTCCCAGGCCTGGCGGGCGGCGGCGATATCGCGCGCACGATCCTGCGTTTCCCAGGTAAATCCCTCACCCATGGCCTTGATTACGCATTGCTCTGGAAACTTGTCGAGCACGACGCGTTCGCCGGTTTCCCAGACCCCTTT
This genomic window contains:
- the cobO gene encoding cob(I)yrinic acid a,c-diamide adenosyltransferase, which encodes MSSKDDMTEDELNARHAEKMAKKKAARDKILATKTIEKGLVIVHTGKGKGKSTAAMGLAVRAIGNGMKVGIVQFVKGVWETGERVVLDKFPEQCVIKAMGEGFTWETQDRARDIAAARQAWELAKEMINDPSYNMVILDELNIVLRYENLPLDEVIEVLQNKPEMLHVAVTGRNAKDELIEIADLVTEMTQIKHPFRAGVKAQVGIEF